The Leptodactylus fuscus isolate aLepFus1 chromosome 1, aLepFus1.hap2, whole genome shotgun sequence nucleotide sequence TCTCCCTAAGCCTATCTAAGGTCTCCCGTCTCATCACAAATGGATATTGGATATTGCCCTCAGATAGGACAGCATGAACATAatcacaggttccctttatagGGGTTATAGGAATTTTATGGccaataattaaaataataatgataatagtaCAAGCTCGGAATGCTGTTGTCAAATAAAAGAAGTAATACCTCAGCAATCCCCATTATTTCAATCTCATGTCACCCTAGTTCTCTGTTGCTCTCTGCTTCCTGGTAATCCTTGGTGTCAAGGAAATTGGTAACAGAGAGTGGTGGAGAGGTGGTTGGAGTGGAAGATAATGACTGAGTGGGGGTGGGGTATTACTTATGGGGTGGTCATACTTGCACCCATGTTCACCTGCTGGGTGAACATCCTATATACCGGGAAACTACATAGCAGACGGCTTCCCAGTGGTCAATTTtaacagcaaactgccagtgtccgtatgcagcctctccccggtaaaacagtttttttttttgtttttttttggccggacacaaagttggacatggcggatatgggcgcaagtgtgaatgctcccttatataACAgctttgagcttttttttttttaatatcatccCAAAAGCCTCCTTAAATGTATCTTTTTACCTCAAAAGGAGCTTTCATGCTAAATTTACTTTTGTCATTCTATGCATTAACAAAACTttattaaataatatatctgcattttTTGTCTTATTCAAAGCAAAATATCTACCTGTCACATTTATAACAAGATAACAGTCATGTAGTAACTTACTTTACACTGCAATGAACAAACATTATCATGTACATATGCtttacatctagagatgagcgaacactgttcggatcagccgatccgaacagcacactcccatagaaatgaatggaagcacctgtgacgccggccgccggcaaagtcagcgtcacaggtgcttccattaatttctatgggagcgtgctgttcggatcggctgatccgaacagtgttcgctcatctctagttacatcaAATGAGTACAAACTACATATAGGGAACTTTTTAGCATTTCCGTTCACAGTGGCTCAAATTACAGCTACAGAAATTGTTTCAGTTTCCAAGGAAACTTAAATTATGTAGGGTTGTGCTGTAAAAAGGCCTTAATTTATTATAAGACAGGCTGTGGACTATGATAAAAAGATGTCCTTGACAGGGATCACTGGCTATATTTTACTTTACAAAGCTCACTGCAACTGAATAAAGCTTTCATTGGCATTCctaaaaaggaaaaaattatCTTTCATAAAAAAGAAATCAAATCAAAATGTGCTCATTAGCATTTCCGCTGTGTCTGAATGCCTAGGATTGGCATTGAAAAATACAGTGAATAAGCAGACACACAGAAATTGGATTTTGTTAATTTACCTGCTAAATTCCCAATACTGAAAAGTTCCACCACTCATAAGTCTGTAAGTGCATAAGTATGAAAAAGcgagtgtatacatatattatatataggctatatatatatatatatatatatatatatatatatatatatatatatatattatacacacaaaaTGTTGTTTACTAGGATACACTCTATTTACCTTCTCTGTGTAGGAAACATACCGGATGCAGATGCCTGAGCAGCCACCTGCTGAGTGGCAACAAGGGTAGCAGAGGTCAACCCTAGAGGAAAAGCCCCATGTGAGaacattcacttgaatgcagTGCACATGCATCACAAATTCTGTCCCCGTTTTACATACAGAATAATAACACCATGAACAGGAATCAAATAAAGTGTCATGTTTACCGGGGCGGGTAAGCTGTGAAAAAAATACCCACAGCCACCATTTAACTAGGCTTTCGAGTTGTGATAATGAAAATGTTGAATAATGTGACTATAGTATTGTATGATAGTATTTAGGCCGAAAAAAAGTCTTATTGCAACCGGTTTAGGAAAGTGACTAGAGTTACATCCTATCATCCAAATTTGGTGGATATTTTAGTTTTCATTATTTGGCTTACTTTAATGTATGCAGAGTATTTATAGTATTTTGTATCATAGACGCTCCTGTGATATAATTTGTAGTATAGTTTTTGAATATCGAAAAAAAGATATAGTATATTATACCCTAAAACAATCCAAAATATTCATAGGCAGTATAATACAGATGCCTTTCGAGGTCAAAGGGAATTTACTCTGCACTGTTGGTGACTTCTATAGAATATAGGCTTTGTATATGGTGCTTAAGACGCTTAATGATCAAGAAAGCAAGAATATAGGTTTGTTGTAGGAGGAGTTATATGGAATCTGGTTACGAACAACCAGAGATAATTGGAAATCATGACAAAAATCACTTAAACGACCATTTATTAAGTAAACTGATTTGTGAAGGAACACAGATTTAGATACCTAAAAGACACTAACCTTGAAATGGGTCATACTGCCCAGGGATTAGGGGGTATCCCATGCCAACATGAGTATGGTGATGTGTATGAAGATGCCGTTGGCTAAAAGGAGAATGCCGATCCCTTTCTCTCTCGCTTTCTCGCTCCCGTTCAGTAGAAGCTTTCTCTGCCAGCTGTACAGCCAAAAGACCAAACGTTTTAGTATAATGTCACTACGATAGATTAATCCTATAAAAATAACTAATCCTAGAAACACATAAAGTGATATAAACATATTTAGGATTAATCAAACATAATATCTATCCCATATATAATATGAATAGCTGAAATTTGCCAAAACTATTTCATAAGGAAGATCACCAAATGTCCACATCAACAATCTTTATCCTGCCTATCCATATAGAGGACAATTTGAGTACTACCATTTAAGATATAAAGTCATGTTGTGGTCATCACACAGAAATCTGAATGAAAGTTTTAACATCTTTCATAAATCTATTTAGATATCCAATAAATATCATTGACTGAAATCGTTCAACCAATGTTGATAACATAATCCTAATAATCTGATCAATATATCATCCACGTAAAAACGATCTCATACATTTGACATTCCGAAGGGAAATCCATTACATCCAAAATCtagatttatatatttgtagatataaataaaaaatctacagTATGCCAGTGCTAAGAAGACTACATAAGCATTGCCAACAATAAAATATGACACAAAAAAGAACTTACAGCAGGGGACTTGGTGCGATACTGATTTGCGTGTTGCTGCAATAAATCTAGTGCTTTAGATTCAGAAGATGATTTGGAGTTAATGCTGGGGCTGGTGCTGGCTTTCTCAGATTCATCTCTTCCTGACACCTTCCCATAAACATTGTAGTGAGGAAAGCCTGGTGAAAGGTATGCTCCTGTGGGCCAAAAATGTAAAATGAACACTTTAACAATATTTCACATCATTTTAATTTGACATTGAAtcaattttgtattttatttttattttatttagtttataTTTATTGAAAGCTATATATCAATACATATATTGTGTACTGAATTCTGGGCTATTGTTTCCAAACATAAAATAGGCAACCATAACTAGCTGTCCAGTGGTAAGAAGTAATACACATAATTATTCCAGGAGAATTAGTGACTCTTGAAACTAGAAGCTTCAAAATAATTTGGAACTTCCCTTGAAGGTCCCTgaatataacttaaaggggtctctcatctcagcctttcagccaggctgcttgcagtgtctgcttctcacttcctgtatttctttccatcctcctccctcctgctcaatgggacaaacaacacttctgtagGTCAGATAATctacagattcttgtacagaacggactccatgttatctgtgtgtttacttagagaggtaacagactcggctttatcagcaaagtgcaataatCTGAATGGATTGCTCTGTCAGCACTGAgtatgtgacatcacttgtcctatctcccaggtccgtggttataacaatgcagtgtaaacaatgggaggaataaattcacatagcaggcaaagaaagcagaattgctaaagcaatatatttagaaaaaggtttcaatttacataatctaccagtatagataggatccttgagatgggacaacccctttaacatgacaGAAAAGCACCCAACACTGATAGTTGGATTATTAGGTATTTGGTGACtgcaatcttattttttttttctttgatatatgAATACCGACTAGGTCTTCTTTATCAGATTTTTTGTTAGGAAAAATACTTAGTTATGGCAATGAAATGCAAGAAAGTAAGGTAATATTAAAATGTTTAGAGGAACATTACAATTTTCCAGTTAAGATGCACAAAACACATCACCTCTTAGATAAAAGTGAATCCATAAACTTTATCAAAGACATAAGAGCATAAAAAGACTTACCTGGATAACTATGCATTAAAACTGGAGAGACTGCACGATATGCTGGATGATTTGGATCATACATCTGTGTATATGGGTAGGCATGCAAATACTGAATATACGACTGATGTTGCTGACTCATAGGAGATGAAACTGCAACTCGTGCATTTCTTGAATCTTTCCAATTTACAGGAGTTTTGCGGTCATCATTTTTATTCTTGTTATCTTCCACTAACTGAGTTTCCGGGCGCTTGACCTCCTTGACCTCCTCTTTTGTGACTTGTAATGGCACTGGTAATGCAGTTTCTTTATTAGGAGTTTTTGagttttcttcttttatttttttttctctgtctatTTCTTCGACTTTTTGCTGCTCAAGATACTTTGACTGGTAAATGTAATGATGCCATGATCGGGAATCAGACTCCTTGAAACATAGAAGATATTTTTAAGTTGGACAGAAACATAAATGTTGAATAGAAAATCTGCTGACAATTCAGTAGTGATAGTGGATGACAGCCACATGTTTTTATGGATTTATAGTTGGCTATCTGCTTACCATGTACACCTAGAAAAATTTACCGATAGGGCTCTACTAGTCTACCAGGGGTCAAAAGAATGTTCTTTTGTCCTCCTGAATTATGGTGTATGTTATACTGAAAAAAGCAGTATACATTGGGTAGGgaacactgcacagtatattTTTTAAACATAAGTGTCTATTGTTGACATAGTGGCATTCTTTATAGGGCTTTATCAGATGTACATGTTAGTATTTTTTCCTGGCATATATGTGAAATGAagaccattaaagggatcctatcattaaaactcaattttttctgcctaccacgtaggaatagccttaagaaagactattcgtctcctacctttagatgtcttctccgggccgccatttggtatataatccagttttcgtcggtatgaaaatgagttctctcgcagcactggggcagtcttcagcactcaaacagcactgggagcgtccccaatgctgtgagagaactcttcaacgcagcctccatcttcttcaggaactggtcttctttgcgtcttcttccggcggtggcttcaaacttctaggcctcgggcagctgactATGCATTCCtgctgtccacaagaaaatggatgcttacaatactgtgtaagcggccatttttattgtggccagtgggcatgcgcagtcggctttgccctaggcctgaggcctagaagtttgaagccaacccccagaagaagacgcgaagaagacccgttcctgaggaagatggaggcggcgctggagagttctcttgcagcattgaggatgcccccagtgctgtttgattgctGAAGactgccccagtgctgtgagagaaatcatttgcataccgacaaaaaacgggttatataccgaatggcggcacggagaagacatctaaaggtaggagaagaatagcctttcttaaggctattcctacgtggtattcagaaaaaaatttagttttactgataggatcccattaacaTGATATGCACTGTTGTGCTATAGAAGTAAGTGGATACTCTGTAGGCCACTCTTGCTTCCGGTATGTGTCGAACCACACATTTATTTAACATTTATATCATATGAGTTATAATCTATAACTATAAAAAGACAAACtgtataataaaacatataaGATTTACATCATTGCTAACTACTTATTGACTTAACTTTAATTTCTCACCTGTTTAAATCGTACAGTCGGATCCACACCAGTTTGTTTCATAGAGTCCATAACTGATTTCATTTCCACTGCTTCTTTTATAAGTTGGTGGTTCTCCATTTGCTTTGCCTTGAAGCTATCACACTGAATTTGCTGATGATTTGGCAAGATCTGGTTTTTCACAGGCTCTTCTGTTTTAGTAGGAAGGGTCATTTTTGTATTAATCTTAGCTTGTTCTGGAGTTGAAGGTGCTTTTGAAATAGTTGCTGACGGTATATTCTTTAGCTTTACATCCTCTTTAACTAGTTCCTTGGGTGAattatcaggtttccgttcacATTCTCTTCCGGTTTGTGACATTTTTTGCTCAGCCATTCTCTGGTCTTCGTAATATTTCTCATACTGTTGTCTATAGGCTGGATTTGATGCAATTAGAGACTTTTGGTCCATGTACAGACCATAGGCATACTGTCCATAATAAAGTGACTGAGCTAGTGCAGGGTGTCGTTGTGTAATAACAGATTGATGCTGAGGAGGCAAGTTGTTGGAGTTTGCTTCAGCTTTTTTAGCATCTAAGCTTTcggtcttttcttttttttctatttcttcctCTGCCTCTTTTTTACTTTTTCCTCCCTGTGTAGTATTTCCATTTGCATTTACTGGAGTGTTGGCCTGTCCCGAGTGTACATATGATGGTGAATAGTACGGGTCATAACCATGGTAGTATGGAGAGTGAGATTCTTTTACTTGGGATGTTTGTGAAATGGGTGTAGAGTGACCCTTAACAACATTGTCTTTATTACATATAATATCTGAGGGAGAGCTAGTCTTTGACCTCATGCCTTCTGACCTACTGTCAGAGCCCCCATCATCAGCAGCATCTGATATATCAGAGTATGCTGGACTGTTAGTCTTCGTAGTAGAACTATCTCCACCATTTTGTGTCAAGACGTGCAATGGTGCAATAGTGGATTGTCCATTTATCACAGTGCTACACTCAGCCCTAGAGGCACTTCCTATAGATGGGCTTGGTGCATTGTCTGTAAATGTGTACACTTTATCTGCTTCAGCTTTAATGCTAGCCATTCGACTTTCTTGAGTTTCTAGTCCATTAGTAAGAGAATCGCTCTTATTGATATGCTCTTTTAAAAAATGTCCGGATAAATCCTTGGCAGGTCCTTTTAAATCCTCTACTTTGCAAACTTTAGATTCTTCTTGAGGACTCAGTGGATCTTTACTTTCCTTCTCCTTTAATTTTCttttctcctttttctttttGTCCTTGAGTGATGTAAGAGAAGGATTTACACTGCTTGGCTCTCCCATAATTGTCGGCTTTGGTTGAATAGGTTTTAATGGGGGGCTCTTTGGTGTTGCCTGGCCAACAGCAGTAGTTAAAGAGGGTAATCCTGGTATTGTGCCTGTTGTAGTGTTTGTAAATGCGGCACTAGGAATCGCTATTAATTGAGGAGGTGTGGGAGCTGGTGCTGGAGCAATTGGCCGAGTGGTTTTCAGCTTTGAAAGGTTTTTATCCACCTTGCAGTTGTTCGATTTTTTACTCTTTTCATTTTTCTTATCAATTATTCCTTCCGCTTCTAGTTTTGGCATTTCTACAGTAAGACCACCATCTAATGCACAATTGTCCAGTGTAACTGACATATTAGAAATAACAGGGAGGCTATTAAGTTCCACATTTAATCCTTTCTTTTTTCCAGAATTTTTGACAGTTTTTGAATTGCTAATTTGATTGTTGCAATTGTTGGTCAACTCTCTTTTGCCCTTTGGTGTACCAGGAGCATTTTGTAAACTAGGAGACGTGGGCGGTTTTGAATCCAAACTTGTGCTTGATTCGTTGCAGTCAAGTGCCACATTGCTAAGTGCTTCCTCACAGTCTGAAACTTTATCCTCACTGTCTTGCTCAAAATCCAGTTTGTTGTCTGAATCTAAGTGTGCGTGTGCCTGGTGATAGCGAAGTCCGTTTATGTGCTTGTACTTTTTGTTGCAATTTGGATGTGGACAGTCTATTAAAACTGGTGAAGAGCAGCCTTGGTCCAAAAAAGAATCATTTTTCCCCTGTGGGGTAGTTGGCATACTGCGAGAGTTAGTTCGAATCCTTTTTCCTGATTTATTGTCCTCTGAACTAGAATTCAGGTCTAGCTCCATTGCAGGCCTATTTTTCCTTTTCCCAGCAGGTGAAGGACTTGCTTTAATATCCTCAATGGCACAATTTGGGGGTGTCCGACGTCCACTTGTATTAATACTTCCACGCCTCCCTTTCCCATTTGCCCCACCTCTGTTTTTATTATGAAGTCCTCTTGCTTCTGGAAAATTTGTATCACTGCCTGGTGCAGATGCAGTTGCTGTTGCTGCCGACCTTGCTCTTTTCCCTCTGCCACGACCTCCACGCATCTCAAGGTCACTTGTTGGTGAGTCACAAAACCTACATATAAAATTCACATTTAGATGCAATTCCAATTATCATTTACGTCTTTCAAATGCAAAAATACGTAgagcaaaacaaaagaaaatatgCATAAAATATGTCTATCATGTAAAGACAAAAGTTAGCACAATTTATCGAATTGCAGGTTTGCTTTACAGTTGGTAGTTTACCTTGGAGGAGCCCAGTCATGCTTTGTACAATCCAGTAAAGTACCAACGTATGTCTTATTCCGCCATGTGACATTCACCACCAATACACCTGCACATGAAAAGAAAATTCTATTGAGTTTGTGTATTTTGTCAGTTTCGAAGCACATTCAGAGATTCAGTTGAATATGTTTTAATAGCTGTGGTTGGCTTGCTTCCTTTTCTTGGTTTTAGCAACCTCAGTTTAAAACCCACAGgaaactgtatatatgtatgcacaATCAAGATAGAATTGACAGCAGGAAATATTTTTTGCCATGTCCTGCTGTAAAACACTACCTTTTAGTGTTACTATTATTACACATAATTGCTTTCACTTAACAGTCAAATAGCACAATCTAAGTActgggttaaaaagaaaaaacacaaataatCTCCTGCTTTTAGCACATAAAGTCAAGGAACATTTATTTTTTCCTGGAGGAATTTTAGCCCACATATAAACTGAATTTGCCTCTCTATAGAGAGAAAGCGCGATTGCATTACATGGACGAAAATAATGTAAACTTGATTGTTCTACGGTTGGAAAAATATAAGGCATTAATATGCTACAAATTACCAATTATGAGAAAAAGTTTTCTTGTGTAGAAAATTCTACTAGTTCTCATCtaaaataggcaaaaaaaaaatactggtatCGCTTACAGCAACACTAGACAGTCCCTGTATTTCTTGCTTGAACTAATTTTCATATCTGTAGTCCATTGAGCAATATTGTCTTAGCCTAAACTGATACTCATCAAAACTTGCATATACTGTACTTGGTCAATAAAATTTCATATTAACACATAACAGTGGAGTCATAGGTTCAAATTCGACCATGGGCAACATCAGCAAAGatattgtatgttctccacgtgtttgcatgggtttctttcagacactccaaagacatagggaatgtagattgtgagccctatattggaCAGTGACATATAATGTCTGATTTTATAAgtaagtgaaataaataaatacataactaAATAATTGGCTGATTATTCaaagtatattttattgtatGTTCAGTTTACacagatgttttttcttttcgtGGCAAGAAAAAAATTAACAAGAAACCAAGCTTAAAAAAAGCAGATCTTATTTTGTACAGCTTTTTAACCATATGAAATTAATCGGTGTGTGACCACCTGGTgcattttttcttccatttttttttttaagtgtgagAAGCCTTCAAGATAGGGCAAGACACTTCTTCTTTCTTCATGATGAAAACATAGCATCTTACACTAAATACAATGGGACTTTTGGGCATTTTTTATATGGATTTTGGCGTGAGCACTCTCTGAAATCCATGTCAAGAATTCTCAGTGTAAACACAGCTTTAGGAGCTtcttcacagatatatatatatatatatatatatatatatatatatatatatatatatatatatatatatatgagtcagTCATACGTGAAAAGAGAGTCTTCTATATAATTCTTAAGCCTATATTGAAACTTGAGACACCATTTAACAGGATACCACAAAAATGCATGTTGTGGGTGAATGAATGTCAATGACAGCAGTGCTAAAAATTCCTAGTGAATATACAGGCCCAATGTGATGTGGACAAAGACTTGAATGTTTGCATGCATTTGAAATAATAAATAGTAGCTGGAATTGCTTAGCAATACAAGTTTTTGTCTCTGTCTTCATGTGGTTTAGCAATTCCCATATGGATCTATTTAATTTTAGCTTTCACATACATGCCTACACTaacgaaataaaaaaaaactataactaGAGTAAAccaatgaaataaaaatatatacttcTTAATTTCCATATATTACTTATACAAGTAGACTAGCTAAATAGTCAGCAGTATTGCTAAGTTTTGTATAAAAAATGGTATTGGAGATGATACTAACAATCTTTGTTTTACATATAAAATCTAATTCAAAATCTAATCCAAAAAGATAAGGTTATATACCATGTAAAACCATTCCTATCAACTTAGTTTAGTTGAGTGTACAGGTATGGTCTCAAATGGGGAGAGCTACTGCAAAGAAGATTTATGATTCCGAAATCCAACATGTCTGTGGTTTATTACTCGTAACATTGGAAATATTCGCTAGTCAGCGGACTGCACTTTTTAAGTAGATTAACAGGGATGATATACAGTCAACAATCCAGGCGAACAAAATGGGGGCTGAACATTGCAGCAGAAATCATTGCTCTACTATACAATGTCTCATCAACCTGTGTAATAAGACCAATGTAAATCAGTGTCAACCAATGTGTTTCTCTTTATCAACACTCCTATGGACCAACAACTGGCACAGTCTAATACCACCTTATGATTCATCCAGCCTCACCTTTATCTTTACCTTAGCCTCTAATCTGTAATCTAAcaaatatttttatttgattttctccctcaatttttaaaaattttaactCCTAACTAAAAATTtttgcaaaccttttagagacttcTAAGAAATTCTAATTAGAACATTTCAACTCAAAGTGTAAAGTTGTTTTGCAATATTTAGAACAGCTGCTTTCCAGACAAGAATGCTTCAGGACCAAGAGTGTCTTAAACCCACCACCAACCCCTTTATATTTATAGCACAGGAATACGCCTTATGTATTTTGAACTCCGTAGAGTAAACCGGATAGCTGTGTTACAAAGTCTCTGATCCAGCACATATGTATAGTGAAAATTGCTTTAAAGAAAACATAAAAGACACAACAAGCATAGCATTCAAAGCCTAATATAAAACAGAAAGCTTGCACAAATACTTAAACTAAATCCTTAGTAAAAAGCTTTTATTATTTCCTTTTCCCTGAGGGCTCCAACATTCTCAGCACAAGCCAACCAAAGATTGGTCGGTGCTTGCCGCAAACAATTTCGTGTGACTTGTTGGACTGAGATCTGTAGCTAAAGCCTCAGCACAAAAGACCCAAATGTTACGTATATGGTTTGAGCCTAAAAGATTGTTATTTACTATATTGCTTAGAATCTTTACAATCTGAAAATGAGTGCCCCTCCAAAAGATTAGGATTTACGGAAAGAATGATAAATGTAGAGAATAAAGAAAAGGTAGAAAACAGGTCTATCTATAAAAATTTTTTAGGTAAATAGGTGTAGAATTGAATACAGAAGTATTCAGAATAGAGATGAAACTGCCCAGTCATGTAGACAAAGGGATGACACAGTTCGCCATCTACTTGCAATACATGCTGGCTGACTACCAA carries:
- the ZNF608 gene encoding zinc finger protein 608 isoform X4: MSVSTSTVGKGVDPTAVDAYDSGDDWEIGVGNLIIDLDADLEKDRQKFEMSNSTNSGCASKDSGHCLASSGPVNSTSSTLADSLKFASVQQASSSQGSSHKESSKSKVKRSKTSKDVNKSLPSASLYGMPEISSGTGKRQQEAGRLGEVASSAGMNAALGHSTNGVGLTANTTCGKNVKEERTGSKSQSTRGSKRDKDSGKSRKDSSNKLYDLGHSNTGVNNQAVVHLYGFGGGKAPGNGSPFHCGNSLAGELAKSTVDSGIMGNSVLGKKEEEDEESHRRNKKLKTEKVDPLFTVPAPPPPPVSNNISSPILPSYFSPSSTIAAPVEQLLVRTRSVGVNTCEVGVVTEPECLGPCEPGTSVNLEGIVWHETEEGVLVVNVTWRNKTYVGTLLDCTKHDWAPPRFCDSPTSDLEMRGGRGRGKRARSAATATASAPGSDTNFPEARGLHNKNRGGANGKGRRGSINTSGRRTPPNCAIEDIKASPSPAGKRKNRPAMELDLNSSSEDNKSGKRIRTNSRSMPTTPQGKNDSFLDQGCSSPVLIDCPHPNCNKKYKHINGLRYHQAHAHLDSDNKLDFEQDSEDKVSDCEEALSNVALDCNESSTSLDSKPPTSPSLQNAPGTPKGKRELTNNCNNQISNSKTVKNSGKKKGLNVELNSLPVISNMSVTLDNCALDGGLTVEMPKLEAEGIIDKKNEKSKKSNNCKVDKNLSKLKTTRPIAPAPAPTPPQLIAIPSAAFTNTTTGTIPGLPSLTTAVGQATPKSPPLKPIQPKPTIMGEPSSVNPSLTSLKDKKKKEKRKLKEKESKDPLSPQEESKVCKVEDLKGPAKDLSGHFLKEHINKSDSLTNGLETQESRMASIKAEADKVYTFTDNAPSPSIGSASRAECSTVINGQSTIAPLHVLTQNGGDSSTTKTNSPAYSDISDAADDGGSDSRSEGMRSKTSSPSDIICNKDNVVKGHSTPISQTSQVKESHSPYYHGYDPYYSPSYVHSGQANTPVNANGNTTQGGKSKKEAEEEIEKKEKTESLDAKKAEANSNNLPPQHQSVITQRHPALAQSLYYGQYAYGLYMDQKSLIASNPAYRQQYEKYYEDQRMAEQKMSQTGRECERKPDNSPKELVKEDVKLKNIPSATISKAPSTPEQAKINTKMTLPTKTEEPVKNQILPNHQQIQCDSFKAKQMENHQLIKEAVEMKSVMDSMKQTGVDPTVRFKQESDSRSWHHYIYQSKYLEQQKVEEIDREKKIKEENSKTPNKETALPVPLQVTKEEVKEVKRPETQLVEDNKNKNDDRKTPVNWKDSRNARVAVSSPMSQQHQSYIQYLHAYPYTQMYDPNHPAYRAVSPVLMHSYPGAYLSPGFPHYNVYGKVSGRDESEKASTSPSINSKSSSESKALDLLQQHANQYRTKSPALAEKASTERERESERERDRHSPFSQRHLHTHHHTHVGMGYPLIPGQYDPFQGNEYIENVH
- the ZNF608 gene encoding zinc finger protein 608 isoform X2, with translation MSVSTSTVGKGVDPTAVDAYDSGDDWEIGVGNLIIDLDADLEKDRQKFEMSNSTNSGCASKDSGHCLASSGPVNSTSSTLADSLKFASVQQASSSQGSSHKESSKSKVKRSKTSKDVNKSLPSASLYGMPEISSGTGKRQQEAGRLGEVASSAGMNAALGHSTNGVGLTANTTCGKNVKEERTGSKSQSTRGSKRDKDSGKSRKDSSNKLYDLGHSNTGVNNQAVVHLYGFGGGKAPGNGSPFHCGNSLAGELAKSTVDSGIMGNSVLGKKEEEDEESHRRNKKLKTEKVDPLFTVPAPPPPPVSNNISSPILPSYFSPSSTIAAPVEQLLVRTRSVGVNTCEVGVVTEPECLGPCEPGTSVNLEGIVWHETEEGVLVVNVTWRNKTYVGTLLDCTKHDWAPPRFCDSPTSDLEMRGGRGRGKRARSAATATASAPGSDTNFPEARGLHNKNRGGANGKGRRGSINTSGRRTPPNCAIEDIKASPSPAGKRKNRPAMELDLNSSSEDNKSGKRIRTNSRSMPTTPQGKNDSFLDQGCSSPVLIDCPHPNCNKKYKHINGLRYHQAHAHLDSDNKLDFEQDSEDKVSDCEEALSNVALDCNESSTSLDSKPPTSPSLQNAPGTPKGKRELTNNCNNQISNSKTVKNSGKKKGLNVELNSLPVISNMSVTLDNCALDGGLTVEMPKLEAEGIIDKKNEKSKKSNNCKVDKNLSKLKTTRPIAPAPAPTPPQLIAIPSAAFTNTTTGTIPGLPSLTTAVGQATPKSPPLKPIQPKPTIMGEPSSVNPSLTSLKDKKKKEKRKLKEKESKDPLSPQEESKVCKVEDLKGPAKDLSGHFLKEHINKSDSLTNGLETQESRMASIKAEADKVYTFTDNAPSPSIGSASRAECSTVINGQSTIAPLHVLTQNGGDSSTTKTNSPAYSDISDAADDGGSDSRSEGMRSKTSSPSDIICNKDNVVKGHSTPISQTSQVKESHSPYYHGYDPYYSPSYVHSGQANTPVNANGNTTQGGKSKKEAEEEIEKKEKTESLDAKKAEANSNNLPPQHQSVITQRHPALAQSLYYGQYAYGLYMDQKSLIASNPAYRQQYEKYYEDQRMAEQKMSQTGRECERKPDNSPKELVKEDVKLKNIPSATISKAPSTPEQAKINTKMTLPTKTEEPVKNQILPNHQQIQCDSFKAKQMENHQLIKEAVEMKSVMDSMKQTGVDPTVRFKQESDSRSWHHYIYQSKYLEQQKVEEIDREKKIKEENSKTPNKETALPVPLQVTKEEVKEVKRPETQLVEDNKNKNDDRKTPVNWKDSRNARVAVSSPMSQQHQSYIQYLHAYPYTQMYDPNHPAYRAVSPVLMHSYPGAYLSPGFPHYNVYGKVSGRDESEKASTSPSINSKSSSESKALDLLQQHANQYRTKSPALAEKASTERERESERERDRHSPFSQRHLHTHHHTHVGMGYPLIPGQYDPFQGLTSATLVATQQVAAQASASGNEYIENVH